The segment ATACTGTCTAGTATCGAAGTGCACTTTATCTAATTCATTATCCTTACAACACCAAATCACAGGCAGCCCAAATGCCATTGCATAACCAGCTTCGAAATAGACTCCTGGTCTCTGCCCGGTGACTTCTGCTATCATAAATCTACTTTTTCGAATTTCACTCAGTATTTCGCCCGAGATTTCATTGTTGTGCTCCTTATTATCAATACGAAATGCAACAAAAGCTTGCTTTGAAGCAAAGGGAGATTCTGTTTTTTCTATTTCTATCCAACCATTTTCTTCTATTCGAAATCCTCTGGTAATCCCTGCAAAAGTATCAAGTTTTCGTGAATCTTCATAAAGATATCTCTTCTCTTTCAGAATGCCTAAGATAAAATACATTTGCGAACTATTCTTTGCAAAACAGTCATGTAGATGAACCGTAGGAATGAATTCTCCATATTCGGGTTGAATTCTTGCAAGGTTAAGCAATGTCCTATTTTGCTTTTCGAAGATATTCTTAGGAAACTC is part of the Leptospira neocaledonica genome and harbors:
- a CDS encoding nucleoside 2-deoxyribosyltransferase, which codes for MDISKLFNTEWNEILPALPGKTNYYTFLHKEYGLIRISEYALRECLIVKEEEIYIVLSILRENFLKNRRVFILTEDEKKSFIISIKETVSMLTLKEIQAEFPKNIFEKQNRTLLNLARIQPEYGEFIPTVHLHDCFAKNSSQMYFILGILKEKRYLYEDSRKLDTFAGITRGFRIEENGWIEIEKTESPFASKQAFVAFRIDNKEHNNEISGEILSEIRKSRFMIAEVTGQRPGVYFEAGYAMAFGLPVIWCCKDNELDKVHFDTRQYNHVVWRDETDLIEKLSNRIKGTIF